One genomic window of Acidobacteriota bacterium includes the following:
- a CDS encoding TraR/DksA family transcriptional regulator, with protein sequence MKKFATIRKQLTARHGEILNRLEKISLDRRHVNQPLNADFEEQAIELENDQVLDALDGQIRTELRQIEKTLARMDEGVYGECEDCGKRIAAKRLEALPHTTRCIDCEEKFQQRRPTS encoded by the coding sequence ATGAAGAAATTTGCAACAATTCGCAAACAGCTCACTGCCCGGCATGGCGAAATTTTGAACCGACTTGAAAAGATTTCGCTCGACCGGCGGCACGTTAATCAACCGCTCAATGCCGATTTTGAAGAGCAAGCCATCGAACTGGAAAACGATCAGGTGTTGGATGCGCTGGATGGTCAAATCCGCACTGAACTGAGGCAGATCGAGAAAACTCTGGCGCGAATGGATGAAGGAGTTTATGGCGAATGCGAAGATTGCGGCAAACGCATCGCCGCCAAACGTCTGGAAGCCTTGCCTCACACTACCCGCTGCATTGATTGCGAAGAAAAATTCCAGCAGCGGCGACCAACAAGCTGA